A window of the Sporosarcina sp. FSL K6-2383 genome harbors these coding sequences:
- a CDS encoding DUF2935 domain-containing protein has translation MPYTDNYERDTFGIIDFWVRNNFEHGEFFDREISHHELELARANQLMTQRMGIIFKKAESKTGDIGTLLDEAKSSTHEFHDLLVHTMDKALHCEVIISTPTSLLDHMIREAEEAQKVFKLIETGAYVSPANATIHENNFWLRQMVDHLIFISHYVDASNYELHDQVRAMTRKFENLFLQANALKTILRQPRNEVSPVLNTFNQMVIKEAKALEAFKLELSALIKSCAAITTAPPDLLEHIAREAHHLWRNLEDQVVL, from the coding sequence ATGCCTTACACGGATAATTATGAAAGGGATACCTTTGGCATTATTGACTTTTGGGTGCGCAATAATTTTGAGCATGGGGAATTTTTTGATCGGGAAATTAGTCATCATGAGTTAGAGCTAGCCCGTGCTAATCAGCTTATGACGCAACGAATGGGGATAATTTTTAAAAAAGCAGAATCAAAAACGGGTGATATCGGGACTTTATTGGATGAAGCCAAAAGCTCCACACATGAATTTCATGACTTACTTGTCCATACGATGGATAAGGCGTTACACTGCGAAGTCATTATTTCGACACCCACATCTCTACTCGACCATATGATACGTGAAGCAGAAGAAGCGCAAAAGGTTTTTAAATTAATTGAAACAGGTGCTTATGTCTCTCCAGCAAATGCAACGATCCATGAAAATAACTTTTGGCTGCGGCAAATGGTCGATCATCTCATTTTCATCAGCCATTATGTTGATGCCTCGAACTATGAACTACATGACCAAGTTAGGGCAATGACGAGAAAATTTGAGAACTTATTCCTCCAAGCAAATGCACTTAAAACAATACTACGTCAGCCACGTAACGAAGTATCCCCGGTATTAAACACCTTTAACCAAATGGTTATTAAAGAAGCCAAAGCCCTAGAAGCATTTAAACTAGAATTAAGCGCACTCATCAAATCCTGTGCTGCCATCACAACAGCTCCGCCAGATTTGCTGGAGCATATTGCTAGGGAAGCGCATCATTTATGGAGAAACCTAGAGGATCAAGTAGTGCTTTGA
- the dnaI gene encoding primosomal protein DnaI produces MERIGDTMKRVVKAPAFAARYEELRNEVMESPGVQQFLTDHADDINKDVVDRSLPKLYDYASASHDCGKCADLGGCINVLKGFEPKLVLTRGLIDVEYMKCRNKLIDEESRNVSKMIDSYYMPKDVMEARLQNIDMFFDDSRVRIVRVAKDFLNAFDETGKLPEKGMYIYGPFGIGKSFILGALANELANRRIRTVAVYVPEFVREMKQSIQDQSLNEKIEFVKKAQVLMLDDIGAEAMSAWTRDEVIGTILQFRMAEKLPTFFTSNFSYEELEHHLTYSQRGEKEAVKAARIMERIRMVSSPLRLDGENRRGK; encoded by the coding sequence ATGGAACGAATTGGAGATACAATGAAACGTGTCGTAAAAGCACCAGCTTTTGCAGCGCGCTATGAAGAGTTGCGTAATGAAGTGATGGAAAGTCCGGGTGTCCAGCAGTTTTTGACGGATCATGCAGATGACATTAACAAAGATGTTGTCGACCGGAGCCTGCCGAAATTATACGATTATGCATCAGCTTCGCATGATTGTGGTAAATGTGCGGACCTTGGAGGCTGTATTAATGTGTTGAAAGGGTTCGAACCGAAATTGGTACTGACGCGTGGTCTAATTGATGTGGAGTATATGAAATGTAGGAATAAGCTCATAGACGAAGAAAGTAGAAATGTGTCTAAGATGATTGACAGTTATTATATGCCAAAGGATGTCATGGAGGCGAGACTGCAAAATATTGATATGTTTTTCGATGATAGTCGAGTTAGAATTGTGCGTGTAGCGAAAGACTTTTTGAATGCTTTTGACGAAACGGGGAAGCTTCCTGAAAAAGGGATGTATATTTACGGTCCGTTTGGTATTGGGAAGTCCTTTATTTTAGGCGCCTTAGCTAATGAATTGGCAAATCGTCGAATTCGTACAGTTGCTGTCTATGTGCCGGAGTTTGTGCGTGAGATGAAACAGTCGATACAGGATCAGTCGCTCAATGAAAAAATTGAGTTTGTGAAAAAAGCACAGGTGCTTATGCTTGATGATATCGGTGCGGAGGCAATGTCTGCTTGGACACGTGATGAAGTGATTGGGACTATTTTACAATTTAGAATGGCTGAAAAATTACCGACATTTTTCACATCGAATTTTAGTTATGAAGAATTAGAACATCATTTGACGTATAGCCAGCGCGGTGAAAAAGAAGCAGTTAAAGCTGCGCGTATCATGGAAAGAATTCGTATGGTCAGCAGTCCATTGCGACTTGATGGTGAAAATAGGCGCGGGAAGTAA
- a CDS encoding DnaD domain protein — MAYLYKELQPIDAYTIMLAHPFTDYDRQLVTLFYQPLIGRDAMSLFMTLWADAEQQENLVYNHYHLMNILTMPLGPVFEARISLEAIGLLRTSRKKSGDAREFLYELLPPLDAKAFFADPLLSTFLFSKIGEQSYRGLRARFSLDLKRDNDFEDVSRTFLDVYTPIQKGTIIDEVADFKGRTESLGVPFVQTDFDFDLLQSGLSEQMVPQAALSTVSKAMIAKLAFLYTLNPLDMQKVVIMALDEDLKLPEERLRKAASEFYKMNVTKQPPQLQKVFVQEPPKQSAELKSRGDANAYYLENTSPIEILRELRGGKEPLSVDVELAERLVNTYELSYGVVNTLLQYVYLRNDGKLTNKYVERIASHWANKELETAEAAMELARQEHDKYTKWKNEGQKPAVQRKPTREEKVPDWFYKKEQPQDKKEPKKSVAVDEERRRLLKELGVTGNGVE; from the coding sequence ATGGCATACCTCTACAAGGAGCTTCAGCCAATTGATGCTTATACAATCATGTTGGCACACCCATTTACAGATTATGACCGCCAATTAGTTACGTTATTTTATCAGCCGCTTATTGGTCGGGATGCTATGAGCCTATTTATGACACTATGGGCAGATGCAGAGCAGCAAGAGAATTTGGTCTATAACCACTATCACTTGATGAATATTTTGACGATGCCACTTGGACCTGTTTTTGAAGCGCGTATCTCGCTCGAAGCTATCGGGCTATTGCGAACATCCAGAAAGAAAAGTGGTGATGCTAGAGAGTTTTTGTACGAGCTATTGCCGCCACTTGATGCCAAGGCTTTTTTTGCAGATCCCTTACTATCGACGTTTCTATTTAGTAAAATAGGTGAGCAGTCGTATCGGGGCTTACGTGCTCGATTTTCATTAGACCTTAAGCGGGATAATGACTTTGAGGATGTATCTAGAACATTTTTGGATGTATACACTCCTATCCAAAAAGGAACGATTATAGATGAAGTTGCTGATTTTAAAGGCCGTACTGAGTCGTTAGGCGTTCCGTTTGTGCAGACAGATTTTGATTTTGATCTTTTGCAATCTGGTTTGTCTGAGCAAATGGTTCCGCAAGCTGCATTATCTACTGTTTCAAAGGCAATGATTGCAAAATTGGCCTTTTTATATACATTGAATCCACTAGATATGCAAAAAGTGGTGATAATGGCGCTTGATGAGGACCTTAAATTGCCGGAAGAGCGATTGCGTAAAGCTGCTTCCGAATTTTATAAGATGAATGTAACAAAACAGCCGCCCCAATTGCAAAAAGTCTTTGTACAGGAGCCACCTAAACAATCAGCTGAACTAAAATCACGGGGCGATGCAAACGCCTATTATCTTGAAAACACTTCTCCGATTGAAATCCTACGTGAATTAAGGGGCGGCAAGGAGCCGTTATCTGTGGATGTGGAGTTGGCTGAAAGGCTAGTCAATACATATGAGTTGTCTTATGGCGTCGTCAATACGCTATTACAATATGTTTATCTCCGCAATGATGGGAAATTGACAAACAAGTATGTGGAGCGAATTGCCTCCCATTGGGCGAATAAAGAACTAGAGACAGCAGAAGCGGCAATGGAGTTGGCGCGCCAAGAACATGATAAGTATACGAAGTGGAAAAATGAAGGTCAAAAGCCAGCAGTGCAAAGAAAACCAACGCGCGAAGAAAAAGTGCCTGATTGGTTTTACAAAAAAGAACAACCGCAGGACAAGAAAGAGCCGAAGAAATCGGTAGCTGTCGACGAAGAGCGTAGGCGATTATTGAAGGAATTAGGTGTAACAGGAAACGGGGTGGAGTGA
- the nrdR gene encoding transcriptional regulator NrdR, whose amino-acid sequence MKCPACQYNGTRVIDSRPAEENRSIRRRRECEQCSFRFTTFEKVEETPLVVVKKDGSREEYSGEKVLRGLIRACEKRPVALEDLKAIVYSIEKELRSAGVAEINSDEVGEMVMKLLADVDEVAYVRFASVYRDYQDVTVFIEELQRLQQRSQK is encoded by the coding sequence ATGAAATGTCCAGCTTGCCAATACAATGGCACTCGGGTCATCGATTCTAGACCGGCCGAGGAGAATCGATCGATTCGACGTCGTAGAGAATGTGAACAGTGTTCGTTCCGATTTACGACTTTTGAAAAAGTGGAGGAAACACCACTCGTTGTTGTGAAGAAGGATGGTTCACGGGAAGAGTATAGTGGAGAAAAAGTATTGCGGGGCCTTATTCGCGCGTGTGAGAAACGTCCTGTAGCTCTAGAGGATTTGAAAGCCATCGTTTATTCCATCGAAAAAGAATTGAGAAGTGCCGGAGTCGCGGAAATCAATTCTGATGAGGTTGGAGAAATGGTGATGAAATTATTAGCAGATGTCGATGAAGTGGCTTATGTTCGATTCGCATCGGTTTATCGTGATTATCAAGACGTGACAGTTTTTATTGAAGAGCTTCAACGATTACAGCAGCGTTCGCAAAAATAA
- a CDS encoding glyceraldehyde-3-phosphate dehydrogenase — translation MTTSIAINGFGRIGRMVFRQMITEKEVTIVAVNAMYAPETLAHLLKYDTNHGPFDGEVIVEEHALVVNGKRVMIVSDRDPLNLPWKELGVDIVIEATGKFNSRDKAALHLKAGAKKVIISAPGTDEDITIVLGVNDDKLDIEKHDIISNASCTTNCLAPVAKVLNDTFGIENGLMTTVHAYTNDQKNLDNPHKDLRRARACAQSIIPTSTGAAKALSLVLPELEGKIHGLALRVPTPNVSLVDLVVDVKTDVTVEMVNEAFRQASVGTMTGILRFTTEPLVSIDFNTTTDSAIIDGLSTIVMGDRKIKVLAWYDNEWGYSARVVDLTKKVAKALQTAIAA, via the coding sequence ATGACTACTTCTATAGCGATTAACGGGTTTGGACGGATTGGACGGATGGTTTTCCGCCAAATGATCACCGAGAAAGAAGTAACGATCGTAGCGGTGAACGCGATGTACGCACCAGAAACTCTTGCCCATCTACTCAAGTACGATACCAATCACGGACCATTTGATGGTGAAGTGATTGTGGAAGAACATGCACTTGTTGTCAATGGAAAACGTGTTATGATCGTTTCAGATCGCGATCCGCTCAATCTACCTTGGAAAGAGCTTGGTGTAGACATTGTGATTGAAGCGACAGGTAAATTTAATTCACGCGACAAAGCCGCACTTCATCTAAAGGCGGGTGCAAAAAAAGTTATCATCTCTGCACCAGGTACCGATGAAGATATAACAATCGTTTTGGGCGTCAACGATGATAAGCTTGATATTGAAAAACATGATATTATTTCAAATGCTAGCTGTACAACGAATTGTTTGGCACCAGTAGCAAAAGTATTGAATGATACATTTGGTATTGAAAATGGGTTGATGACAACTGTTCATGCCTATACGAATGACCAAAAAAACTTAGATAATCCGCATAAGGACCTTCGGCGTGCACGTGCTTGTGCACAGTCCATTATTCCAACTTCAACAGGGGCGGCGAAAGCGCTATCACTTGTACTTCCTGAATTGGAAGGGAAGATTCATGGCTTGGCATTACGTGTGCCGACGCCAAACGTATCACTTGTCGATCTTGTTGTAGATGTGAAAACAGATGTAACAGTTGAAATGGTAAACGAAGCATTCAGACAAGCATCCGTTGGAACAATGACTGGTATACTGCGTTTTACGACTGAACCGCTAGTTTCCATTGATTTTAACACGACGACGGACTCTGCGATTATTGACGGGTTGTCAACGATTGTCATGGGTGACCGAAAAATAAAAGTGCTTGCTTGGTATGATAATGAGTGGGGCTACTCCGCCCGCGTTGTTGACTTAACAAAAAAGGTAGCCAAGGCCTTACAAACTGCTATAGCAGCCTAA
- the coaE gene encoding dephospho-CoA kinase (Dephospho-CoA kinase (CoaE) performs the final step in coenzyme A biosynthesis.), which produces MIIGLTGSIASGKSTVSAMLRKKGFPIVDADEIARLVVEPGSPVLLEISRQFGEDIVNKDGSLNREKLGGRIFGNDEERQKLNSIIHPAIRQEMLRQKEEWLSNGANTVIMDIPLLFESKLQSFVDKIIVVSVSPEVQKERLIARNVLSQEEADTRIRSQLPMKIKEQGADVVLYNDGTLEETAKQLENILLEWHIAP; this is translated from the coding sequence ATGATCATTGGTTTGACAGGTAGTATTGCTAGTGGGAAAAGTACAGTGTCTGCCATGCTGCGAAAAAAAGGGTTTCCAATTGTGGATGCGGATGAGATTGCCAGGCTTGTTGTTGAGCCGGGCAGTCCCGTTTTGCTTGAAATCAGCCGTCAGTTTGGTGAGGATATTGTCAATAAGGATGGTTCACTTAACCGCGAAAAATTGGGTGGACGTATTTTTGGTAATGATGAGGAAAGACAAAAGTTGAACAGCATTATCCATCCTGCAATACGTCAGGAAATGCTGCGACAAAAGGAGGAGTGGCTGTCGAATGGAGCAAACACAGTCATTATGGATATCCCCTTGCTGTTCGAAAGTAAGCTCCAATCATTTGTCGATAAAATCATTGTTGTGTCTGTTTCACCAGAAGTCCAAAAAGAACGGCTTATTGCTCGAAATGTGTTATCGCAAGAAGAAGCGGATACACGAATACGTTCACAATTGCCTATGAAGATTAAAGAACAGGGAGCAGACGTGGTTTTGTACAATGATGGTACACTAGAAGAAACGGCGAAACAGCTTGAAAATATACTGTTAGAGTGGCATATTGCACCTTGA
- the mutM gene encoding bifunctional DNA-formamidopyrimidine glycosylase/DNA-(apurinic or apyrimidinic site) lyase yields MPELPEVEGVVRSLAPIATGRTICKVTVSDTVIKSKQLGKEAIVKGITTEDFSVDLVGMTIANVTRRSKYIYFHLIKDGNTCLLVSHLGMSGAWFTVKSIDDITEMKFRKHIHVILSMDDGGLLVYSDIRRFGELRLIGCEADHPPLLKMAPEPFAEEACRHFLDMAAMPKYARKAIKDVIMDGHVLSGCGNIYATEALFKMNMHPARTAEQVSLARKKELFQVIVDVLQESIDAGGSSISDYRNIDGQAGTMQDRLKMYGRKVCSACGANTESLKIAGRTSVYCPACQK; encoded by the coding sequence ATGCCAGAATTACCGGAAGTAGAAGGGGTTGTCCGTTCGCTTGCACCAATCGCAACGGGCAGGACAATCTGTAAAGTAACCGTGTCGGATACGGTGATAAAGTCGAAGCAACTGGGGAAAGAAGCGATTGTAAAGGGGATTACAACGGAGGACTTTTCGGTTGATTTGGTAGGTATGACGATTGCGAACGTCACGCGCCGTAGCAAATACATTTACTTTCATTTGATAAAAGACGGTAATACTTGTCTCCTTGTTAGTCATTTAGGAATGTCAGGCGCATGGTTCACGGTCAAATCTATTGATGATATTACGGAAATGAAATTCCGTAAGCATATCCATGTTATTTTGTCGATGGACGACGGGGGATTGCTCGTTTATTCAGATATACGAAGATTTGGAGAGCTGCGGCTCATCGGTTGTGAAGCAGATCACCCGCCCCTGTTAAAAATGGCGCCAGAGCCGTTTGCGGAAGAAGCTTGTCGGCATTTCTTAGATATGGCGGCTATGCCGAAGTATGCGCGAAAGGCGATTAAAGACGTCATCATGGATGGGCATGTGCTTTCGGGTTGCGGCAATATTTATGCAACGGAAGCGTTGTTCAAGATGAATATGCATCCCGCGCGAACGGCTGAACAGGTTAGTTTGGCTCGGAAAAAAGAATTGTTCCAGGTGATTGTGGATGTGCTACAGGAGAGCATTGATGCGGGCGGTAGTTCGATTTCGGATTACCGCAATATTGATGGACAAGCAGGGACAATGCAAGACCGCCTGAAAATGTATGGCCGGAAAGTATGTAGTGCATGTGGTGCGAATACGGAAAGCTTGAAAATTGCAGGTAGAACATCGGTTTATTGCCCAGCGTGTCAGAAGTGA
- the polA gene encoding DNA polymerase I, translating into MSTKKIVLLDGNSLAYRAFFALPLLTNDNGIHTNAVYGFTMMLQNILEDEKPTHILVAWDAGKTTFRHSTYGEYKGGRQKTPPELSEQFPYLRKLLDAYQIPQYELDQYEADDIIGTLSKTGDADQAEVVVISGDKDLTQLASGHTTVYITRKGMTDIEKYTPDHVREKYGIEPHQIIDMKGLMGDASDNIPGVPGVGEKTALKLLIEYGSIENVYQSLDKITAKKLNENLTNNEAQAFMSKELATIEVEAPITVTLDDLVYSGPDLDEVAAIYQELKFKTLLEKIAPQAANEPQIAIEVTIVSDLTQADLTDDMVVHIEMMDENYLTADILGISLADAMGTQFVPLRVAKKSVAFQEWLKDPAKKKYASDSKAAIASLAREGLEADGFEFDFLLATYIVNPSTTYTDVASIAREFGYMDIQQDEVVYGKGAKKAVPTEEVIAEHASRKAQAIWQLRPTVEERLKENDQYDLYHELELPLAKILSKMEITGVKTDLATLQEIGVDLTAKLTELEAAIYEAAGDKFNINSPKQLGVILFEKIGLTPIKKTKTGYSTAADVLEKLEGEHEIISLILTYRQLGKLNSTYIEGLSKEIHDDGKIHTRFQQALTTTGRLSSINPNLQNIPVRLEEGRKIRAAFVPSEPGWYLFAADYSQIELRVLAHMSQDTKMIEAFRAGVDIHTQTAMDVFGVDKESVTSDMRRAAKAVNFGIVYGISDYGLSQNLDITRKDAAKFIDTYLNSFPGVKQYMADIVADAKQKGYVTTLMNRRRYLPDITSSNFNLRGFAERTAMNTPIQGSAADIIKKAMIDMAARLEAEGLQTRMLLQVHDELIFEAPEDEIERLKVIVPEVMESALTLDVPLKVDWAFGLSWYETK; encoded by the coding sequence ATGTCGACAAAGAAAATTGTTTTATTGGATGGCAATAGCTTGGCTTACCGTGCCTTTTTCGCCTTGCCTTTATTAACAAATGATAACGGAATTCATACGAACGCTGTGTATGGTTTTACGATGATGTTACAAAACATTCTCGAGGATGAAAAACCGACCCATATACTAGTGGCATGGGATGCAGGGAAAACAACATTTAGGCATTCGACATACGGGGAATATAAGGGAGGACGTCAGAAAACGCCACCTGAATTATCCGAGCAGTTCCCCTACTTGCGTAAGCTGCTAGATGCCTATCAAATTCCTCAATATGAACTGGATCAGTATGAGGCGGATGACATCATTGGCACGCTGAGTAAAACGGGCGATGCAGATCAAGCGGAAGTTGTAGTTATCTCAGGTGATAAGGACTTGACGCAACTGGCGAGCGGTCATACGACGGTGTACATCACCCGAAAAGGGATGACGGATATTGAAAAGTATACACCTGACCATGTACGTGAGAAATACGGCATTGAGCCACATCAAATTATTGATATGAAAGGCTTAATGGGCGATGCATCTGATAATATTCCTGGTGTTCCAGGTGTAGGGGAGAAGACAGCACTTAAATTGTTAATCGAATACGGTTCAATTGAAAATGTCTACCAATCCCTCGATAAAATTACGGCTAAAAAGCTGAATGAGAATTTGACGAATAATGAAGCACAGGCATTTATGAGCAAAGAGCTAGCGACGATTGAAGTCGAAGCACCTATTACTGTTACATTGGATGATTTGGTGTATAGCGGACCCGATTTGGACGAAGTGGCTGCGATTTATCAGGAATTAAAATTTAAAACACTATTAGAAAAGATCGCACCACAAGCAGCGAATGAGCCGCAAATTGCGATTGAAGTGACAATCGTCAGCGACTTGACGCAGGCTGACTTAACAGATGACATGGTCGTCCATATTGAGATGATGGATGAAAACTACTTAACGGCAGATATTCTTGGAATTAGTCTAGCCGATGCAATGGGTACGCAGTTTGTCCCGCTACGAGTTGCTAAGAAATCCGTTGCATTCCAAGAATGGTTAAAAGATCCTGCTAAAAAGAAATATGCGTCGGACTCAAAAGCAGCCATTGCGTCACTAGCTCGTGAAGGGCTGGAAGCAGATGGTTTTGAATTCGATTTCCTGCTAGCTACGTATATTGTCAATCCATCGACGACATATACAGATGTGGCTTCGATTGCGCGTGAGTTCGGCTATATGGATATTCAGCAAGACGAAGTGGTCTATGGCAAAGGTGCTAAGAAAGCAGTACCAACTGAAGAAGTTATTGCGGAACATGCTAGTCGCAAAGCACAAGCGATTTGGCAGTTACGTCCAACTGTTGAAGAAAGATTGAAAGAAAATGACCAATACGATTTATATCACGAACTTGAATTACCACTTGCTAAAATTCTTAGTAAAATGGAAATAACAGGCGTGAAGACAGACTTGGCGACACTACAAGAAATTGGTGTCGATTTGACTGCTAAGTTAACGGAACTTGAAGCGGCCATTTACGAAGCGGCTGGAGACAAGTTCAACATTAATTCACCAAAACAGTTGGGTGTTATATTATTTGAGAAAATAGGGCTAACGCCGATTAAAAAGACCAAGACGGGATATTCAACGGCGGCAGACGTCCTTGAAAAGCTCGAAGGTGAACATGAAATCATTAGTTTGATTTTAACGTATCGCCAATTGGGTAAACTGAATTCAACATATATCGAAGGATTATCTAAAGAAATTCATGATGATGGAAAAATCCATACACGCTTTCAACAAGCACTAACAACAACAGGTCGTCTTAGTTCCATTAACCCGAACTTGCAGAACATTCCTGTTCGATTAGAAGAGGGAAGAAAAATCCGTGCAGCATTTGTCCCGTCTGAACCAGGCTGGTATTTATTTGCGGCGGATTATTCTCAAATTGAGTTGCGTGTACTTGCTCATATGTCACAGGATACCAAGATGATTGAGGCGTTCCGTGCAGGTGTGGATATTCATACGCAAACAGCAATGGACGTGTTTGGGGTAGATAAAGAATCTGTGACGTCAGATATGCGCCGTGCTGCGAAAGCGGTCAACTTCGGAATTGTTTATGGCATTAGTGATTATGGATTGTCGCAGAACTTGGACATTACTCGAAAAGATGCGGCGAAATTTATTGATACGTATCTCAATAGCTTCCCGGGTGTGAAGCAGTATATGGCTGATATTGTAGCAGATGCAAAGCAGAAGGGGTATGTGACGACACTCATGAATCGTCGCCGTTATTTGCCGGACATTACGAGTTCGAATTTCAATTTACGCGGTTTTGCTGAACGAACAGCTATGAATACGCCGATTCAAGGGAGTGCCGCAGATATAATTAAGAAAGCAATGATTGATATGGCAGCTAGGCTGGAAGCGGAAGGCTTGCAAACGCGTATGCTGTTACAAGTGCATGATGAATTAATATTTGAAGCGCCAGAGGATGAAATTGAAAGGTTAAAAGTAATTGTACCAGAAGTGATGGAATCCGCACTTACACTCGATGTGCCACTAAAAGTCGATTGGGCATTTGGATTATCTTGGTACGAAACGAAGTGA
- a CDS encoding protease modulator HflC translates to MANDNNPFKTIEGKLAEKQRKKQQGTGEPKAPIEVKKYVKLTLFWTALFAIVIILIANVFVVKEGEYHVVRQFGEIKRTVQEPGINIKIPFIQSVTTLPKSQMTFNVSEEEINTRDKKRIIIDNYAVWKITHPGDMISNARNIVNAEARMEEFIYSVVRTELGQLDYVDVVNDENSSRGSLNDRVTERVNEFLAEGNYGIEVVDVRMKRIDLPQENEQSIYTRMISERESTAQTYLSEGDAAKQRIEAETDREVQEMLALAKKEAAIIHAEGESEAAKIYNDTFSKDPEFYNLYRTLQSYSKTIGDDTMIILPADSPYAKVLTGYLE, encoded by the coding sequence ATGGCAAATGATAATAATCCATTTAAAACAATTGAAGGTAAACTAGCAGAAAAGCAACGTAAGAAACAACAAGGAACTGGAGAACCTAAGGCACCGATAGAAGTAAAGAAATATGTGAAGCTGACACTTTTTTGGACCGCTTTATTTGCGATTGTCATTATCCTAATCGCCAATGTCTTTGTCGTCAAAGAAGGAGAATATCACGTCGTCCGTCAATTCGGTGAGATTAAACGTACAGTCCAAGAACCGGGTATTAACATAAAAATACCATTCATTCAAAGTGTCACGACCTTACCGAAAAGTCAAATGACGTTCAATGTATCTGAAGAGGAAATTAACACAAGAGACAAAAAGCGTATTATTATTGATAACTATGCTGTTTGGAAAATTACACATCCAGGTGATATGATCTCCAATGCACGAAACATCGTCAATGCTGAAGCGCGAATGGAAGAGTTCATTTACTCAGTTGTAAGGACAGAGCTTGGACAACTTGACTATGTAGACGTTGTCAATGATGAGAATTCTTCACGTGGGAGTTTAAATGACCGGGTAACAGAGCGAGTCAATGAATTTCTTGCTGAAGGTAATTATGGAATCGAAGTGGTTGACGTACGCATGAAGCGCATTGATCTACCACAAGAAAACGAACAATCCATCTACACACGGATGATATCTGAACGTGAATCGACTGCACAAACGTATTTATCTGAAGGGGATGCAGCCAAGCAACGTATCGAAGCGGAAACAGATCGTGAAGTGCAGGAAATGCTTGCCTTAGCGAAAAAAGAAGCAGCTATTATCCATGCTGAGGGTGAATCTGAAGCAGCAAAAATCTACAATGATACTTTTTCAAAAGATCCTGAGTTTTATAACTTATATCGTACACTTCAGTCATACAGCAAAACAATCGGTGATGACACGATGATTATTCTTCCAGCCGATTCTCCGTATGCGAAAGTGTTAACGGGTTACTTGGAATAA
- the hflK gene encoding FtsH protease activity modulator HflK: MSTRRISVIVGMAIAGLLLIVIAFTTWYTVDESEQAVVITFGKADTPITESGLHFKLPWPIQNVEILSKETFSLQFGYKQDPGGELVSFDKETKMITGDEYIVLTDLVVQWKITEPQKYLFNAQDPQEILSDATSASIRSVIGSSTIDAALTDGKAEIEAQTRELLSTLIEKYDIGIAIQGVKLQDVELPNAEVRAAFTAVTDARETKNTKINEAEKYENQKKNEAQGERDAIKSRAAGQKTARVEQARGDVALFNNLHTEYMKNKEITRQRLVLETLEQVLPKAKIYIMNDQGETVKYLPLQQLENQTPPPVVESTKEGGGK; this comes from the coding sequence ATGAGTACACGCCGAATTTCAGTTATTGTCGGTATGGCGATTGCCGGTTTATTACTTATCGTTATTGCTTTTACAACTTGGTACACAGTTGATGAGTCAGAGCAGGCTGTTGTGATTACTTTTGGGAAAGCAGATACACCTATTACAGAATCAGGACTGCATTTCAAACTGCCTTGGCCGATTCAGAATGTAGAAATACTTTCGAAGGAAACGTTTAGTCTTCAGTTTGGCTATAAACAGGATCCAGGTGGCGAACTTGTATCATTTGATAAAGAAACAAAAATGATTACAGGGGATGAATATATTGTCCTGACAGATCTTGTTGTGCAGTGGAAAATTACAGAGCCGCAAAAATATTTATTCAATGCACAAGACCCTCAGGAAATTCTTTCTGATGCAACGTCTGCATCGATTCGTTCAGTTATTGGAAGCTCGACGATAGATGCTGCGTTAACAGACGGTAAAGCTGAAATCGAAGCACAGACACGTGAACTGCTTTCTACACTCATTGAAAAATATGATATTGGTATTGCGATTCAAGGTGTGAAATTGCAAGATGTTGAACTTCCGAATGCGGAAGTTAGGGCAGCTTTTACAGCAGTGACAGATGCCAGAGAAACGAAAAATACGAAAATAAATGAAGCGGAAAAATATGAAAATCAGAAAAAGAATGAAGCACAGGGGGAGCGTGACGCTATCAAATCGCGGGCAGCAGGGCAAAAGACAGCTCGTGTCGAACAGGCACGCGGTGATGTCGCCTTGTTTAACAATCTGCATACGGAATATATGAAAAATAAGGAAATTACGCGCCAACGATTAGTACTTGAAACGCTCGAGCAAGTGTTACCAAAAGCGAAAATTTATATTATGAATGATCAAGGTGAAACTGTGAAATATCTACCCTTGCAACAATTGGAAAACCAAACACCTCCACCAGTAGTAGAATCGACTAAAGAAGGAGGCGGGAAGTAA